From the genome of Terriglobia bacterium, one region includes:
- a CDS encoding DUF4386 domain-containing protein gives MAQIEMEDGSAERTQRIYARVAGFLFLWLVITGLAGMLTISRIVGSGDFATKAKRVVASEHLYRLALSSELIETLSALLLAFALYATLKPVDRLLAQIAMYWRLGESFIGGVGIIVGFARLGLYTSPQSVGTLGADQTRALVALTRDAGSAAYNISAIFFSIGSILFFYLFFKSRYIPRILSAFGVFASVVVTVICFGSLIFPECAATFQYGWAPMAIAEVTTGLWLMVFAVKTQARIQAREVA, from the coding sequence ATGGCACAGATTGAAATGGAAGACGGTTCGGCGGAAAGAACGCAGCGCATTTACGCGAGAGTTGCGGGCTTTCTGTTTCTATGGCTGGTCATCACCGGTCTGGCCGGTATGCTGACCATATCCCGTATCGTTGGCTCCGGGGATTTCGCCACAAAAGCGAAGAGAGTAGTAGCCTCGGAACACTTATACCGGCTCGCGCTTTCCAGCGAGCTGATTGAGACTTTGAGCGCACTCCTGCTTGCTTTCGCTCTTTATGCAACGCTCAAGCCCGTCGATAGGCTTCTGGCTCAGATCGCAATGTATTGGAGGCTGGGGGAATCATTCATCGGCGGCGTGGGGATAATCGTCGGCTTTGCGAGGCTGGGTCTCTATACTTCCCCACAGTCGGTCGGGACATTGGGCGCCGACCAGACACGGGCCTTGGTGGCTCTGACGCGCGATGCGGGTTCCGCCGCGTACAACATCAGCGCGATATTCTTCAGTATCGGTTCCATCCTCTTCTTTTACCTGTTTTTCAAATCGAGATATATTCCCAGGATACTGTCGGCATTCGGTGTATTTGCCTCGGTCGTGGTGACGGTCATCTGTTTTGGCAGTTTGATCTTTCCCGAGTGCGCAGCGACGTTCCAGTATGGTTGGGCGCCGATGGCCATCGCCGAAGTCACAACCGGCCTTTGGCTGATGGTGTTTGCGGTAAAGACCCAAGCCCGCATACAAGCACGAGAAGTGGCGTGA